One Penaeus vannamei isolate JL-2024 chromosome 27, ASM4276789v1, whole genome shotgun sequence genomic window carries:
- the LOC113820161 gene encoding chorion peroxidase has product MILAVALCLAAAAASIQPACGAEEYRVARVIRQINQGNRGSFSSASSGFQSGGGAGGCICAPIIFCAQELRQIQQQCTLPGNIPGVCCPPSTLAASASAPGTGDNNVFASARVQVNLQPLDNSALGQAFNKGIADLTNLQQIEERLFRNNIFLQRGTPAYAHLRVFTISPPAKRRHLNAFAVAMASVHIMQDLSLTRQQGGFGLQQIDVRNTILSDRCPSVPSCNLRNKYRTADGSCNNPRQPTWGQSNTPVQRILPARYDDGVLSPRSRSTDGSPLPNPRVIASNILVDVDNPDQQFTSSVMQWAQFLDHDFAHIPFPVMGNGEGIECCPEGREAQGDNRHPMCMPINTADDRFLAPRGSSCMNFVRSMFSLETSCNFGHAEQLNQLTHWIDGSNVYGSTLEEQRALRTGQGGLLKTSGNNMLPINPDQGGDCSAGDRGALCLQAGDSRVNEQPGLTAIHTLWLREHNRVARALQQLNPSWPDEAVFQQARRIVVAEMQHITYNEWLPIIVGPNFMRAFGINVKNTGFSFDYNPNINANMNNEFSTAAFRFGHTLVQGTLRLFSGDGSVSTIQLRDHFNSPHLISRPGMLDPIVRSFTQLAIQKFDPFITQDLTNHLFQTPRFNFGMDLMSLNIQRGRDHAIATYNDMRAICGLPRATDFQGITDQIPTAIAQNLARVYKSVDDIDFFVGGISERPVSGGLLGWTFLCVVGDQFARLKKGDRFFYDLGGQPGSFSEAQLQEIRRSSWARIICDNSDNIQAVQPLAFMLTNTRFNQPIACNSPVIPRPNLEAWRGEVP; this is encoded by the exons ATGATCTTGGCAGTCGCCCTCTGCTTGGCGGCGGCTGCGGCGTCCATTCAGCCCGCTTGCGGCGCCGAGGAGTACCGAGTGGCCAGAGTCATCCGACAGATCAATCAGGGAAACCGAG GAAGCTTCTCGAGTGCGTCGAGCGGTTTCCAGAGCGGAGGCGGAGCCGGAGGCTGCATCTGCGCGCCGATCATCTTCTGCGCTCAGGAACTCCGTCAG ATTCAGCAGCAGTGCACTCTGCCTGGCAACATCCCTGGCGTCTGCTGCCCTCCCTCGACGCTCGCAG CGTCAGCGTCGGCGCCTGGCACGGGCGACAACAACGTGTTCGCGTCGGCAAGAGTCCAGGTAAACCTGCAGCCACTCGATAACAGTGCCCTCGGCCAGGCCTTCAACAAGGGCATCGCCGACCTCACGAACCTGCAGCAGATAGAAGAGAGGCTTTTCAG GAACAACATCTTCCTGCAGCGCGGCACCCCCGCCTACGCCCACCTGCGCGTGTTCACCATCAGCCCCCCGGCCAAACGGAGGCATCTGAACGCCTTCGCTGTCGCCATGGCGTCCGTCCACATCATGCAAGA CCTGTCCCTCACGAGACAACAGGGCGGCTTCGGACTCCAGCAAATAGACGTGAGAAATACTATCCTGAGCGACCGCTGCCCCTCCGTCCCGAGCTGCAACCTCAGAAACAAGTACCGCACAGCCGATGGTTCTTGCAACAATCCGCGCCAACCCACGTGGGGCCAGAGTAACACTCCAGTCCAGAGAATCCTGCCAGCCCGCTACGACGATG GCGTGCTCAGCCCGCGCTCGCGCTCTACGGACGGCTCGCCGCTGCCCAACCCGCGCGTGATCGCCAGCAACATCCTGGTGGACGTCGACAACCCCGACCAGCAGTTCACCTCCTCCGTCATGCAGTGGGCGCAGTTCCTGGACCACGATTTCGCGCACATTCCCTTCCCTGTTATGG GGAACGGCGAAGGCATCGAGTGCTGCCCCGAGGGCCGCGAGGCGCAGGGCGACAACCGCCACCCGATGTGCATGCCGATCAACACTGCCGACGACCGCTTCCTGGCGCCGCGAGGCAGCTCCTGCATGAACTTCGTGAGAAGCATGTTCTCTCTCGAAACCTCTTGCAATTTCGGCCATGCTGAACAG CTCAACCAGCTCACGCACTGGATCGACGGCTCCAACGTGTACGGCTCGACGCTGGAGGAGCAGCGGGCGCTGCGCACGGGCCAGGGCGGCCTCCTCAAGACGTCGGGCAATAACATGCTGCCAATCAACCCCGACCAAGGCGGCGACTGCTCGGCCGGCGACCGGGGCGCCCTGTGTCTGCAGGCGG GCGACTCGCGCGTGAACGAGCAGCCGGGCCTGACGGCCATCCACACCCTGTGGCTGCGAGAGCACAACCGCGTGGCCCGCGCGCTGCAACAGCTCAACCCATCGTGGCCGGACGAGGCCGTGTTCCAGCAGGCGCGCAGGATCGTCGTCGCCGAAATGCAGCACATCACGTACAACGAGTGGCTGCCCATCATCGTCG GGCCCAACTTCATGCGCGCGTTCGGCATCAACGTCAAGAACACTGGCTTCAGCTTCGACTACAACCCCAACATAAACGCCAACATGAACAACGAATTTTCTACCGCTGCCTTCCGCTTCGGACATACGTTGGTACAAGGGACGCTGAG ATTGTTCTCTGGAGACGGGTCTGTGAGCACTATTCAGCTGCGTGACCACTTCAACTCGCCCCACCTGATATCCCGACCCGGCATGCTGGATCCCATTGTGAGGAGCTTCACGCAACTCGCCATACAGAAATTCGATCCATTCATCACTCAGGACCTTACCAATCACTTATTCCAA ACTCCCCGCTTCAACTTCGGAATGGACCTCATGAGCCTAAACATCCAGCGCGGCCGCGACCACGCCATCGCCACGTACAATGACATGCGCGCGATCTGCGGCCTCCCCCGGGCAACAGACTTCCAGGGTATAACGGATCAGATCCCAACGGCG ATTGCGCAAAATCTTGCGCGGGTTTACAAGAGTGTGGATGACATCGACTTCTTCGTGGGCGGCATCTCCGAGCGGCCTGTGTCAGGCGGCCTCTTGGGCTGGACGTTCCTGTGCGTGGTGGGCGATCAGTTCGCTAGACTGAAGAAGGGAGACCGATTCTTCTACGACCTAGGAGGCCAGCCGGGCTCTTTCTCTGAAG CTCAACTTCAGGAGATTCGTCGTAGTTCTTGGGCAAGAATCATCTGTGATAACTCAGACAACATCCAGGCCGTCCAGCCGCTCGCTTTCATGCTCACCAACACGCGCTT CAACCAGCCCATCGCTTGCAACAGCCCCGTTATCCCTCGGCCAAACCTCGAGGCCTGGAGGGGGGAGGTGCCTTAG